The region CAGACCTCCCGGGCAGTACTGTCCCATGAGGTCAAGGGTGTCCCCACCTCTGGTGTGCCAGGCTCTAGGGTGCCCAATCTACTCAGGCGGGTCTGACCACATTCCTGCAGTGTGAGGCCTCACAGCTTCCTGGAGTGTGAAGGGGTGCCTCCCAGTTTAACTGACTTGCCTGTGAGGCAGCACGAAGGTGGGGTCAGCGGTCAGCTGTTCATCACAGATGCCCAAACATCCCCAGTAGGGACCTGAGTTTTCACAGGTCTGACTGGCCCTGGGCTGGCTGGGAACCAATTTGCGGGTTGCCCAGGGGTTATCTGGGTAACCACTGAGGCCCTCCTGTTCTGGATTGCAGGACAGATGTAACTCCATGCTTCACCACCCTGGCCCCTTGGGAGTGCCTCAAGATGGGTAGTGGGCAGCAGGCTCCTTGCTGAcctcccagggcccagctggGTGGGGCTGCCAGGCTCTGGGTTCTGCCAGCCCTGCTTGAATCCCTGTGCTAAATCCCAGGTCCGCATCTGGCTTACACCATTGCTTGTCCCCTGCAGCCATCCGAGTGATCTGCACAGGTTCCTGCAGGGTCTCTAACAAGGCCAATGACGGAGCATGGGTGGCGGAGGAGGGCTACTTCAGTAGCACACTGTCGCTGGCCGACAAGGGTGAGTCTGGGCACCCGTTCCTTGCCTCATCCCATAGTGACCCCCCTGGGGGAGCCACTGCTTGAGAGTGGAGCCTGTCTGGCACCCCACCTCTCCATCTGCCTCTGGGATCTCTGTCCTGGCTGTGCAGCCCGATGGGTATCTCTCCCTGGTAGGCATTGGGCATCACCTTATAGGAACTGGGTGACTGAAGGGGACCAGTCTCTCCTGGATTTGGGTGGGCTCAGGCCTCTGGAACAGCCCTGCCCCTCTGTTCAAGCCAAGATCTGGTCCCCATTGCCCATGCCACGGCCCTGTCCTGTTGTGGTGCTGGAGAATGGCTGGAATCGGCTGGAGACCAGCAGCCAGGCACAGCGAGAGCTGGTCTGCTGCAGTGCTTCTGACCTGGCCCTGTGGTGTCACTTAGGAGCTCCTGGGAGCCCCTGCCCCTGACACCTGCCTCTCTCTCCAGGGAGCCTGCCTGCGGGAGAGCACAGCTTCCCTTTCCAGTTCCTGCTTCCTGGTGAGAGCCCAGCCTGCCAGGCCTGGCGCTGCCAGCAGGTGGGGAGTGGTTTGGGGGGCCAGGGGTCAGTGAGTGCCAGCCCCCCTCTCTATCCAGCCACAGCGCCCACATCCTTTGAGGGCCCTTTTGGGAAGATCGTGCACCAGGTGCGGGCCAACATCGACACGCCACGTTTTTCCAAGGATCACCAGTGCAGCTGTGTGTTCTATATCTTGAACCCTCTTAACCTGAACAGCATCCCAGACATCGAGGTGAGGATGAGACAGTGGCCTCCTGGGTGGCCCCCACCTTCACCTGATGCCCTGTCCCCAGCCAAGGGTCCAGAAGACCAGAGATCTTTGTCCTGAGCTGACCGTGCTGTGTCCAGGGCCAGGGATGGCTGGGCTCAGTGGGCTTGCCCAGAGGTTCAGGGATCTGGCCTGTCCTCACCCATCAAACCTCCTCACTGCCTTCCCCAAGCAACCCAATGTGGCCTCCACCACCAAGAAGTTCTCCTACAAGCTGGTGAAGACGGGCAGTGTGGTCCTAACCGCTAGCACGGATCTCCGAGGCTACGTTGTGGGGCAGGTGCTGCGGCTGCAGGCTGACATCAAGAACCAGTCGGGCAAGGACGCCGGCCCTGTGGTGGCCAGTCTGCTGCAGGTCAGCTCCCGGTGGCTGCCGGGGCCCAGCCCCATGGGCTGAGGGGCTGAGGATGGCTAGCCTGCACAGGCTCACAGTCTGGCCCTTCCCCAGAAAGTGTCCTATAAGGCCAAGCGCTGGATCTACGATGTGCGGACCATCGCGGAGGTGGAGGGCTCTTCAGTCAAGGCCTGGAGACAGGCGCAATGGCAGGAGCAGATCCTGGTGCCCGCCCTGCCCCAGTCGGCCCTGCCCGGCTGCAGCCTCATCCACGTGGACTACTACCTGCaggtgctgggggaggggcgtGGCAGGTGGGGCGGGCGGGCAGCCTGGAGCCTCACCCACACCGCCCTCCCAGGTTTCTCTGAAGGCGCCAGAAGCCACCGTGACCCTGCCGGTCTTCATCGGCGACATCGCTGTGAACCACGCCCCGCTGAGCCCTtggccaggcccagggctgcctgcCGGAGCCTCACCCCCAGTGGTGCCCTCCGCGCCGCCGCAGGAAGAGGCGGAGGCCGGCGGCCCCCATTTCCCGGACCCCATCTTCCTCTCCACCAAGAGCCACTCTCAGCAGCAGCCACCGCGTGGCGCCTTGGGCTGTGCGCCGGGGGTCCCGGAGCCCCGTCCTCCGGATGGCAGTCCTGCCCCGCACCCCCTGCCTCCACCCTTGTGCATCTCCACAGGTGCCACTGTCCCCTACTTTGCAGAAGGGTCCGGAGGGCCGGTGCCCACCACCAGTACCTTGATCCTCCCCCCAGAGTACAGCTCGTGGGGCTACCCCTATGGTGAGTGGGGGGCCAGGGCCTGGCGGGGAGGAGGCGTTTCGGGCCGCGTGCAGACCTCGTTCTTCCTTGCAGAGGCCCCGCCATCCTATGAGCAGAGCTGCGGCGGTGCGGACCCCGGTCTGACCCCCGGGAGCTGACCTGTGCTGCCTTCTCCGGGCGGGCCGACCTCTGCCCTGGGATCGGGCGCCCAGGGCCTCGTGCCTTCacccccggcccggcccggcccacTCAGGACTTGCAGTTGCCCGGCCCCCCTGGCTCTCTGCCTCGGGACCAGCCTCCACGGCTGCCCTACAGCCAGTCTCTCTCGGGGGCAGGGCCTCGAGGGATGCTGTGTAAATAAAGTGCTTCATTTGTAGAGCTGGGCAGAGTCGGTGTCTCAGTCGCTCTACCCACGCGGGTTCGCTGTGggcccaggcctgggggctcCTCCTCGACCCGTCCCCTCCGCTCTGGGTCCGCGCTCCCTCCGGTGTCTCGGGTGGGAAGGCAGGCTGGGGGAGCGTGCAGGTTAGGGAGTGGGGCCCACCCTGCGAGCGCGTGTCGTTGTCCTGTAAGTCAGGGCAGGGGACTTGGGCTCGCCCCTCGGTGCTGCTCAAGGATGCGCCCTCGGAGCTGGGCTCGCGTGTCTGGAGTTTTGACGTTCATTTAAAACGTCGCTGTTGAGTTGGGGAAAATACTACCCGTTCCATTTTATTAATGCACATCTTGGCCTTGCCTTGGTTCAGCACCCATCGATCCACACAGCGCAAGTTAGCTTTTCTGTGCCACACGAAATCCAGTGGGGCGTCATGAGCTTGCCCAGATCCTCTTCCCCTTGACCTCAAGTCTATGCTGGCTCTGCCACGTCTGGCTATGAGGGATGGTGCTTGTTGCTTCCCATGCCAGCACAAACACACGGGCCCACTTTCAAATTTCAGCTCTGCCATGTGGTGAAGTGGTGCCCTTGGTTTGGTGTCTCAGGTAACTACACCTTAAGTTCATGGGACTCTGAGGGAACAAGTTGAACCCCCTTTCCCTATGAGTTTCTTGTACATTTAACAGTCCAGCGGGGGGAGATTTGGGTCTGGTGACATAACTGTCATTCTCAAGTGGAAGCCTCCACCCCTGGGTTAAGGGGGGCTGTTCCAGTGTTCACCGTCACCCAGCTTATTGGGCCTGTCCCTGCAGCTTCTTGGGGGACAGTCTGGGAAGTAGATTGTGTCACTTCCATATAAATCCCACTGGTCACCCTTTATAGTTGGCAATGTGTTCTTCAGCCAGGCAGCCTTGTACCCAGCTAAAACTTACTATTTGTGGGACAAGAAGGGTGTGAATATTGGAGAAAAGCAGAAAGTATGTCCCAAGTAGGACAGCCTGTAAAACATCTGGTAGATCAAGTCCCATCCCCCTCTACAGTTGTGTGGCTTTGGTGAGACTCAACCCCCTTACTTCCTTGTCTGCTCACTTCGAGAATGTGGGGGACAGTGGCTGCCTCTCAGGAATGACTTGACAGGTAAAGTTAACACGTCATATGCCAAGAACAGTGCTTGACATGAGTGAGTGTACAAAGCAGGGGTGGGTTGGGCTGATAGTGCAAAATGGGAATGTAGCCTACTTCTGACATATTCATTTATGGCTGATGTTTGCCTGGTAAAGGGTTTTCCTCCACATATtaaactcatttattcatttgacatATTTATTTTGTCTCCTGCTTGCCAAGCATTATTCTAGACACTGGGgcacacaaaacaaaatccctgacttcctggacttacattctagtggggaaaACAGCATGGTAATGGAGTGCTATGGAGCAAAACAAAGCAAGGAAGTTCTGTGGCACAGGATTATTTTTAAGTAGGAGGCAAGGGAAGGCTTCCCTGAAGAGGAGGTATTCAAGACCCAAGGACAGCAGATAAGTGAGTCATAGATAGGAGATAAAAGTGTTTCAGGGCAAGGACTGACTAGGGCCCAAGGAAGGGGATGGATAGTGCTGGAGAGGCAGGTGTGAGTGAAGGCCACTCAGGTTGGGCTGTGCAGGCCTTGGAATACTGCTCACGGCTCCAGAGCTTGGCATCCACAGCCAGTCAGGAGCTGACTTAAGCTGCCCCCGCAAGACTGGCAAAGTTTTAATACTTAGGGTCTTCCACTTCCTCCTCTGTATCTGTGTGCATCAATGTCAATGCCCAGTGTAATGGACTAAGCTTTCCTGGAGCCTGTCTCCCATGAAACTGAGCCCTTGCTGTGCATGGGGGGTGGCCTAGCTTTCCATTCAGGGCTTCC is a window of Manis pentadactyla isolate mManPen7 chromosome 3, mManPen7.hap1, whole genome shotgun sequence DNA encoding:
- the ARRDC1 gene encoding arrestin domain-containing protein 1 isoform X3 — protein: MGRVQLFEVRLGHGRVVYSPGEPLAGAVRVRLGAPLPFRAIRVICTGSCRVSNKANDGAWVAEEGYFSSTLSLADKGSLPAGEHSFPFQFLLPATAPTSFEGPFGKIVHQVRANIDTPRFSKDHQCSCVFYILNPLNLNSIPDIEQPNVASTTKKFSYKLVKTGSVVLTASTDLRGYVVGQVLRLQADIKNQSGKDAGPVVASLLQKVSYKAKRWIYDVRTIAEVEGSSVKAWRQAQWQEQILVPALPQSALPGCSLIHVDYYLQVSLKAPEATVTLPVFIGDIAVNHAPLSPWPGPGLPAGASPPVVPSAPPQEEAEAGGPHFPDPIFLSTKSHSQQQPPRGALGCAPGVPEPRPPDGSPAPHPLPPPLCISTGATVPYFAEGSGGPVPTTSTLILPPEYSSWGYPYEAPPSYEQSCGGADPGLTPGS
- the ARRDC1 gene encoding arrestin domain-containing protein 1 isoform X2 yields the protein MPGQEQPAPGSSSPLNSHHAPEAVLPTSQLRESSEALGAIRVICTGSCRVSNKANDGAWVAEEGYFSSTLSLADKGSLPAGEHSFPFQFLLPATAPTSFEGPFGKIVHQVRANIDTPRFSKDHQCSCVFYILNPLNLNSIPDIEQPNVASTTKKFSYKLVKTGSVVLTASTDLRGYVVGQVLRLQADIKNQSGKDAGPVVASLLQKVSYKAKRWIYDVRTIAEVEGSSVKAWRQAQWQEQILVPALPQSALPGCSLIHVDYYLQVLGEGRGRWGGRAAWSLTHTALPGFSEGARSHRDPAGLHRRHRCEPRPAEPLARPRAACRSLTPSGALRAAAGRGGGRRPPFPGPHLPLHQEPLSAAATAWRLGLCAGGPGAPSSGWQSCPAPPASTLVHLHRCHCPLLCRRVRRAGAHHQYLDPPPRVQLVGLPL
- the ARRDC1 gene encoding arrestin domain-containing protein 1 isoform X1 — encoded protein: MGRVQLFEVRLGHGRVVYSPGEPLAGAVRVRLGAPLPFRAIRVICTGSCRVSNKANDGAWVAEEGYFSSTLSLADKGSLPAGEHSFPFQFLLPATAPTSFEGPFGKIVHQVRANIDTPRFSKDHQCSCVFYILNPLNLNSIPDIEQPNVASTTKKFSYKLVKTGSVVLTASTDLRGYVVGQVLRLQADIKNQSGKDAGPVVASLLQKVSYKAKRWIYDVRTIAEVEGSSVKAWRQAQWQEQILVPALPQSALPGCSLIHVDYYLQVLGEGRGRWGGRAAWSLTHTALPGFSEGARSHRDPAGLHRRHRCEPRPAEPLARPRAACRSLTPSGALRAAAGRGGGRRPPFPGPHLPLHQEPLSAAATAWRLGLCAGGPGAPSSGWQSCPAPPASTLVHLHRCHCPLLCRRVRRAGAHHQYLDPPPRVQLVGLPL
- the ARRDC1 gene encoding arrestin domain-containing protein 1 isoform X4, which gives rise to MTEHGWRRRATSVAHCRWPTRGACLRESTASLSSSCFLDHQCSCVFYILNPLNLNSIPDIEQPNVASTTKKFSYKLVKTGSVVLTASTDLRGYVVGQVLRLQADIKNQSGKDAGPVVASLLQKVSYKAKRWIYDVRTIAEVEGSSVKAWRQAQWQEQILVPALPQSALPGCSLIHVDYYLQVLGEGRGRWGGRAAWSLTHTALPGFSEGARSHRDPAGLHRRHRCEPRPAEPLARPRAACRSLTPSGALRAAAGRGGGRRPPFPGPHLPLHQEPLSAAATAWRLGLCAGGPGAPSSGWQSCPAPPASTLVHLHRCHCPLLCRRVRRAGAHHQYLDPPPRVQLVGLPL